One segment of Danio aesculapii chromosome 3, fDanAes4.1, whole genome shotgun sequence DNA contains the following:
- the LOC130217394 gene encoding zinc finger CCHC domain-containing protein 12-like codes for MSAVVLPASSVSEAPDKPPITPSGQEPISGKTSPVMAQPCNEGNQEMHQTAAHVADSSALTSPTILNPPEVQRLVVEHVVRSGEGVAQAHIPMRLRLFSGRKPRPANETDYDTWRSSVDLVLKDPAISDLHGSRKILDSLLPPAADFIKQLSADAAPSAYLQLLDSAFGTVEDGDELFAKFMNTLQDAGEKPSAYLYRLQAALNIAIKRGGVLASEADRHLLKQFCRGCWDDGLIADLRLAQKRDDPPTFAQLLLMLRTEEDKHTAKTIRMKQHLGSSKQRALMNTQRIWVCDEPKQSTDCNVLSLATEAKELKKQIATLQSQLAKLATKSEAPKKLASQTVDRKAFKDKKSTKPSVESTMPMHYKQTDKPRPWYCFQCGEDGHIASSCDSQPNPALVAEKRKLLREKQSQWESQNNMAKAALNQSQFLLRDSQGLKH; via the coding sequence ATGAGTGCTGTAGTTCTTCCTGCAAGCTCTGTATCTGAAGCTCCTGACAAACCCCCTATTACACCATCTGGTCAAGAGCCAATTAGTGGCAAAACATCTCCAGTTATGGCTCAGCCTTGCAACGAAGGAAACCAGGAAATGCATCAAACTGCTGCTCATGTCGCTGATTCTTCAGCTCTTACTTCCCCCACAATACTTAACCCACCAGAAGTACAGAGGTTGGTTGTTGAACATGTGGTGAGGAGTGGAGAAGGTGTTGCTCAGGCACACATACCCATGCGACTCAGACTGTTTTCTGGTAGGAAACCTCGTCCTGCTAATGAGACAGATTATGACACATGGCGTTCTAGTGTCGATCTTGTTCTGAAGGATCCTGCAATATCTGATCTTCATGGTTCAAGAAAGATTCTAGATAGCCTTTTGCCCCCAGCTGCTGATTTCATTAAACAACTAAGCGCTGACGCTGCTCCATCAGCTTACCTGCAGTTGCTAGATTCTGCCTTTGGTACAGTCGAAGATGGTGATGAACTTTTTGCTAAATTCATGAATACCTTGCAGGATGCAGGAGAAAAACCTTCGGCCTACCTGTATAGGCTTCAGGCAGCCTTGAACATAGCAATCAAGCGTGGTGGTGTGTTGGCCAGTGAAGCAGACCGACACCTTTTGAAACAATTTTGTCGGGGCTGCTGGGATGATGGTTTAATAGCTGACCTGCGATTGGCACAAAAACGAGATGATCCTCCTACTTTTGCGCAGCTATTATTGATGTTACGAACCGAGGAAGATAAACATACTGCAAAAACCATTCGTATGAAGCAACATCTAGGTAGTTCCAAGCAGCGTGCACTGATGAACACCCAGAGGATCTGGGTATGCGATGAACCTAAGCAAAGTACAGATTGCAATGTGTTGTCATTAGCAACAGAAGCTAAGGAGCTTAAAAAACAGATAGCCACTCTACAGAGCCAATTAGCTAAACTCGCTACTAAATCTGAGGCCCCAAAGAAACTGGCATCACAAACCGTAGATCGGAAAGCTTTCAAAGACAAAAAATCAACCAAGCCAAGTGTTGAATCTACAATGCCTATGCATTATAAACAAACTGACAAACCCAGGCCATGGTACTGTTTTCAATGTGGGGAAGATGGCCACATTGCCTCCTCCTGTGATTCACAGCCCAATCCAGCACTTGTGGCTGAAAAGCGTAAACTTCTAAGGGAGAAACAGTCCCAGTGGGAATCTCAAAACAATATGGCAAAGGCTGCTTTAAACCAGAGCCAGTTCCTGTTGCGGGACAGCCAGggactgaaacattaa
- the LOC130220936 gene encoding uncharacterized protein K02A2.6-like: MDTENPQNTDRDIIRAICEKHSVQQSDNSGVTLVESLAIHPDAVPECFEQEDSLNGLAALPLLMKEDLAERQGCDPVIREVVMCMESGEKPLPALRLEYPDLPFYLREWDRLELIDGVLYRRRREGDSVNFQLVLPEDLRSFALNSLHDQMGHMGTERTLDLVRSRFYWPRMGTEVEHKIKTCSRCVRRKSLPQKSAPLVNIQATRPLQLVCMDFLSLEPDKSNTRDILVITDFFTKYAVAMPTPNQKARTVAKCLWDQFIVHYGFPERLHSDQGPDFESHTIKELCAIAGIQKIRTTPYHPRGNPVERFNRTLLNMLGTLEEKDKSHWKDFVKPLVHAYNCTKHESTGFSPYELMFGRQPRLPLDLAFGLPCKDCKQVSHSQYVQSLKSHLKESYEVASQNARRIAEKNKIRYDKRVTNSSLEVGDRVLVRNVRIRGKHKLADRWESDIYVVVKQAANLPVYTVRPETKDGPLRTLHRDLLLPCGFLPASKIPDPVVSKPNVRHKTQKNPDSQILDSSVSVLEMDNDIPEMMCGAYPIDETRFTTVHQVLRPNVSDEVPHNPEVIHSLSVDKVAQSDQSSDLPADVPEQAPPTENIREHLPVGVPTDSLPNVSEITESSPIPDAKSVNDQENSQEECSGQTQTSDEEGNDLLEDLPRRSTRQRKGPKMLTYPQLGNPLMHVVDSFFQGLNTVLLNALDNSESLNDLPGKSSIQDV, translated from the coding sequence ATGGATACTGAGAATCCACAGAATACTGATAGAGATATAATCCGAGCTATTTGTGAGAAGCATTCTGTCCAACAAAGTGATAATTCTGGTGTCACTCTAGTTGAATCTTTGGCAATCCATCCTGATGCTGTGCCGGAATGTTTCGAACAAGAGGATAGTCTAAACGGATTAGCTGCTTTACCTCTTCTTATGAAGGAAGACTTGGCTGAACGGCAGGGATGTGATCCTGTCATCCGTGAGGTAGTGATGTGCATGGAATCTGGTGAAAAACCTCTGCCTGCATTACGACTAGAATATCCAGATCTTCCATTTTACTTACGAGAATGGGACCGTCTTGAGTTGATAGATGGAGTTCTGTACAGACGACGACGAGAAGGAGACTCTGTCAATTTCCAACTGGTTTTGCCAGAGGATCTTAGAAGTTTTGCTTTGAACAGTCTACATGATCAAATGGGTCATATGGGAACAGAAAGGACGCTAGATTTGGTCCGTTCTAGGTTCTATTGGCCAAGGATGGGAACTGAAGTGGAGCACAAAATTAAGACTTGTAGTCGTTGCGTACGTAGGAAATCCTTGCCGCAGAAAAGTGCGCCCTTAGTAAACATTCAAGCCACAAGACCCTTACAACTTGTTTGCATGGATTTTCTTTCTCTTGAACCAGATAAGAGCAATACTCGTGATATCTTGGTTATTACCGATTTCTTTACGAAGTATGCAGTGGCCATGCCAACACCGAATCAGAAAGCAAGAACTGTTGCAAAGTGCCTATGGGATCAGTTCATTGTGCATTATGGTTTCCCTGAGCGGTTACATAGTGACCAAGGACCAGATTTCGAATCTCATACCATCAAGGAACTTTGTGCAATTGCGGGAATCCAAAAGATTAGAACAACACCATATCATCCTCGAGGAAATCCTGTGGAACGGTTTAACCGGACTTTGTTAAATATGCTCGGAACATTGGAAGAAAAGGACAAAAGTCATTGGAAGGATTTTGTCAAACCCTTGGTACATGCATATAATTGTACTAAACACGAGTCTACAGGATTTTCTCCATATGAGTTGATGTTTGGCCGTCAACCTCGGTTGCCCCTTGATCTTGCTTTTGGATTGCCATGTAAAGACTGTAAACAAGTGTCTCATTCACAGTATGTTCAAAGTCTTAAATCTCATCTTAAGGAAAGTTATGAGGTTGCGTCACAAAATGCACGGAGGATTGCTGAAAAGAACAAAATCCGGTATGATAAACGGGTAACTAATTCTTCTTTGGAAGTCGGAGATCGTGTTCTAGTGAGGAATGTACGCATCCGTGGAAAGCATAAGCTAGCTGACCGATGGGAATCTGACATCTATGTTGTTGTAAAACAAGCTGCTAACTTACCAGTTTACACTGTCCGGCCAGAAACAAAAGATGGTCCACTTCGTACTCTTCATAGAGATCTTTTGCTTCCCTGTGGATTCTTACCTGCTTCCAAGATCCCAGATCCAGTTGTGAGTAAACCTAATGTAAGACATAAGACTCAGAAGAATCCTGATTCACAGATCCTTGACAGTTCAGTTTCTGTTCTTGAGATGGATAATGACATTCCTGAAATGATGTGTGGAGCTTATCCAATTGATGAGACAAGATTTACTACGGTTCACCAAGTGCTTAGGCCGAATGTCTCTGATGAGGTCCCTCATAACCCTGAggttattcattcactttcagtGGACAAGGTAGCTCAGAGTGATCAAAGTAGTGACTTACCTGCGGATGTTCCAGAGCAAGCTCCACCTACTGAAAATATAAGAGAACACTTACCTGTTGGTGTTCCAACAGACTCCTTACCTAATGTCTCGGAGATCACTGAGTCAAGTCCAATTCCTGATGCAAAGTCAGTTAATGATCAAGAAAATTCTCAAGAGGAATGTAGTGGACAGACCCAGACCTCTGACGAGGAGGGGAATGATCTTTTAGAAGACCTTCCCAGACGATCAACTAGACAAAGAAAGGGTCCTAAAATGCTTACCTATCCACAGCTTGGAAACCCTTTAATGCACGTAGTGGATTCCTTTTTCCAAGGCTTAAACACCGTTTTGCTTAATGCATTGGATAATAGTGAAAGTCTGAATGATTTACCAGGGAAATCCTCCATACAGGATGTATAA